ACATCGGGAGCGTTCATAAATAAATTCCAGAGAAATGCTGATTTATAGTTCTCAATCATTGGTGAAATAGTACCCTGATCTATGCCCAAATACCTAGGCGTAACCCAATTATAATGAATTGAGTAGGCATCATAAGGACCCGCAACTCCAATGTATCTGGAATAGTTTTCATTGTAAAGGAAGCGCAGGTAATTCATCGATTCTGCCGGCGTATAAGGCAAACTAGAAATCGCTGCAGTAGGTGAAATCACACCCAGGTCATTTAGAGGCTGATGCGCAGAATAACCTGTTGAACCATCAACGTTTCTGCTGTAACTCGCGGTTAAGCCCCAGTTTTTTGAATTGTAACCTAGCCAGTTTTTCGGATTTGCAACAGCATAGTGATATTGAATTTTAGTATGGTTAACGGTCACATCCCCATAATTAACATATTCATCTGAAAGCCCACGAGGATCCAAACCTAAAAATGAATAATGAGAAAAGAACAAAGGTCCCACCGTTCCGGAAGCTCCGTTATGATTAACCACTACCGGAATTCCATATTGTGATGAAAAGCTTTTTATCGTACCATTACGTAGCCAACCTTCAGTGTAAACGGATTTATTAATAGAATAATTTGGCGAAGCTGCCGCCAGAACATAAGTAATCAAAGTCTCATCGTAACCCTGAAGTTTATGATTCATTTGGAAGTTGTAATCCGGTGACCAGTGCCAATACAGAACATTTTGCCCTTGTGTGTACCAGCTCCATTCTATGTCTTTCCAGAGGTCGTCTGCTTTTTTGGAAAGAGTTTTTTCACCTGAATCCGTTGAATTTTTAAAATACTCCCTCACACAAATCAATCCCTGTGCTAGAAAAGCGGTTTCAACCAAATCGCCACCATTATCGAAAGTGCTGAATGGTTTCGCTTTTCCGGAATTGCCATCAATC
The sequence above is a segment of the Chryseobacterium taklimakanense genome. Coding sequences within it:
- a CDS encoding glucoamylase family protein, yielding MKIQKVFYVLILAIVLSCGGSDTPVPAPPTPNPPTAPKTYTDSEILEMVQKDALKYFWDFAESNSKLARERYHTDEPGADASTISTGASGFGMMTLLVGIKNGYIPRAEAVSRLTAALNFLYKAERFHGAWPHWIDGNSGKAKPFSTFDNGGDLVETAFLAQGLICVREYFKNSTDSGEKTLSKKADDLWKDIEWSWYTQGQNVLYWHWSPDYNFQMNHKLQGYDETLITYVLAAASPNYSINKSVYTEGWLRNGTIKSFSSQYGIPVVVNHNGASGTVGPLFFSHYSFLGLDPRGLSDEYVNYGDVTVNHTKIQYHYAVANPKNWLGYNSKNWGLTASYSRNVDGSTGYSAHQPLNDLGVISPTAAISSLPYTPAESMNYLRFLYNENYSRYIGVAGPYDAYSIHYNWVTPRYLGIDQGTISPMIENYKSAFLWNLFMNAPDVKDGLLKLGFHSSRYGF